A window of the Methanomassiliicoccales archaeon genome harbors these coding sequences:
- a CDS encoding DUF169 domain-containing protein: MDAKAIGRRLTEAARLPGRAVCVFGSDERMEGSVQSSRIDRCLARAVYKLSIEKETSPLFFGPEAKDGMCPGAQAWCGVSDFSPMIKFFISTGTPEFRRGEAEYLKPSPEAAERFFRAPGRIVLPFKYLNIAGWDQLQKDQDVLSFVLIGNAESIRNLGGLIQYSFEDIFYSAIMPGGPSCATMITYAAGLAERAPKNAAFVGPVDPTGNAWFPPEMMCMALPFEMAEKMAENIDNSFIIKRAHIAFPVKRLNIEERN; the protein is encoded by the coding sequence ATGGATGCGAAAGCGATTGGAAGAAGGTTGACGGAGGCGGCAAGGCTACCAGGACGCGCGGTATGTGTATTTGGAAGTGACGAGCGAATGGAAGGATCTGTTCAGTCATCGAGGATAGATAGGTGCTTGGCAAGAGCGGTTTACAAACTTTCAATAGAAAAGGAGACTTCTCCGCTATTCTTCGGACCTGAGGCAAAAGACGGCATGTGTCCCGGCGCTCAGGCTTGGTGTGGTGTGAGTGACTTCTCACCGATGATCAAGTTTTTTATTTCTACAGGTACGCCCGAATTCAGACGTGGGGAAGCTGAATACCTCAAGCCCTCACCCGAAGCAGCTGAACGTTTCTTTAGAGCACCAGGAAGGATAGTTCTTCCATTTAAGTACCTTAACATCGCTGGTTGGGATCAGCTGCAGAAGGATCAGGATGTCCTATCTTTCGTTCTAATAGGCAATGCTGAATCGATAAGGAATCTCGGAGGACTTATCCAATATTCTTTTGAAGATATTTTCTACTCTGCAATCATGCCTGGTGGCCCTTCATGTGCTACCATGATAACTTATGCAGCTGGTTTGGCGGAAAGAGCTCCGAAAAATGCAGCCTTCGTAGGTCCTGTTGATCCAACCGGCAATGCATGGTTCCCTCCAGAGATGATGTGCATGGCCTTACCCTTTGAAATGGCTGAGAAAATGGCTGAAAATATCGACAATTCATTCATAATCAAAAGAGCTCACATCGCCTTCCCTGTCAAAAGACTGAACATCGAAGAGCGCAATTGA
- the rmuC gene encoding DNA recombination protein RmuC produces the protein MEELLGIVLFMTGLAIGALASILFYRKKISLAEEKGRSEARLLVAEEIAKLSERLNQKEQQIIELKNLEDQRNELLQENSKLREQIESERKIANEKLALLEDAKQKLSDTFKALSSRALEENSQFFLNTAKEVLEKYHEIAKCDLESKKQAIDVLVKPIEEALKKVDEKLQQIETNRAQQYGMLNNGIQKLAEAQLRLQSETSKLVNALKIPSVRGRWGEMQLRRVVELAGMVEHCDFDEQASVVTNEDGMMRPDMVIYLPNNHIIVVDSKAPLNAYLEAIEAPDEDKRRECLEKHCKEVRSRIASLSNRAYWKQFEKSPEFVILFLPGEMFLSAALMFDPDLIEYSISQKVIIATPTILIAVLLAVAQGWQEHRMEEHAIEVGRLGKELYERIGNFVENFAEIGKGLDKMIKSYNQAVGSLESRVLVTTRRLKELEVAIQEDIVLPDRIEREVRKISFEDGEDA, from the coding sequence ATGGAAGAATTGCTTGGCATTGTGCTGTTTATGACTGGGCTAGCCATTGGTGCATTGGCTTCGATTCTTTTCTATCGGAAGAAAATATCACTAGCTGAAGAAAAAGGAAGATCAGAAGCACGATTGTTAGTTGCCGAGGAAATTGCCAAATTGAGTGAACGCTTGAATCAAAAAGAGCAACAAATTATCGAATTGAAAAATCTTGAAGATCAGAGAAACGAGCTTCTCCAGGAAAATAGTAAATTAAGGGAACAGATTGAATCAGAAAGGAAAATCGCGAATGAAAAACTTGCTCTACTAGAAGATGCAAAACAAAAATTGTCTGATACTTTCAAAGCACTTTCCTCACGAGCTCTCGAAGAAAACAGCCAGTTCTTTCTAAATACTGCCAAGGAAGTACTGGAAAAGTATCATGAAATTGCGAAGTGTGATCTCGAGTCAAAAAAACAAGCAATCGATGTGCTCGTAAAACCTATCGAAGAAGCATTGAAGAAAGTTGATGAGAAGCTCCAGCAAATTGAAACAAATAGAGCTCAACAATACGGTATGCTAAACAACGGAATACAGAAGCTCGCAGAAGCCCAATTGCGCTTGCAATCCGAAACGTCAAAACTCGTGAACGCCCTTAAGATCCCCAGTGTAAGAGGCAGATGGGGCGAAATGCAACTGCGGCGAGTTGTTGAGCTAGCTGGCATGGTCGAACATTGTGATTTTGACGAGCAGGCATCGGTAGTGACGAACGAAGATGGAATGATGCGACCAGATATGGTGATCTATCTTCCAAATAATCACATTATTGTAGTCGACTCAAAGGCTCCGCTGAACGCTTACTTAGAGGCCATCGAAGCCCCAGATGAAGATAAGCGAAGGGAATGTCTTGAAAAGCACTGCAAAGAAGTAAGATCACGAATCGCCTCTCTCTCTAATAGAGCTTATTGGAAGCAGTTTGAGAAGAGTCCCGAGTTTGTTATCCTCTTCCTTCCAGGCGAAATGTTCCTGAGTGCTGCCCTGATGTTCGATCCAGATCTAATCGAATACTCTATTTCGCAAAAAGTGATTATAGCGACGCCGACCATACTGATCGCCGTGCTGTTGGCCGTCGCACAAGGGTGGCAGGAACATCGCATGGAAGAGCATGCAATCGAGGTCGGAAGATTGGGAAAGGAGCTTTACGAGAGAATCGGAAATTTTGTTGAAAACTTCGCTGAAATCGGAAAAGGATTGGATAAGATGATCAAGAGCTACAATCAAGCAGTCGGATCGTTGGAGAGCAGGGTGCTCGTCACAACCAGACGATTGAAAGAGCTCGAAGTCGCTATACAAGAGGATATCGTTTTACCAGATCGGATCGAAAGAGAAGTCAGAAAGATTTCATTCGAAGACGGAGAGGACGCTTAA
- a CDS encoding 2-oxoacid:ferredoxin oxidoreductase subunit alpha: protein MAANAVSASTKQLVDEYFESSSGVDFHMDAGFNWMAGGPQGSGVDTAANILGKACAIGGLHVYGRREYHSNIKGMHSYFHLRVSEKEISANVDEVDLLAAFDAETVVRHVTEVVQEGGIIVDSRQLNTRILEIPSLPLEFKSNFSQFMEKNEIGETLQDLLNYAGRKGIHVFPVAYTDLLYQVADSLNLEKTAKLNRMINVVTVGLSFGILGYEINTVKKALVSIFSEKSKLIDMNVRALEIAYSYAQMNFRTFPFPLKIEKSAQEERVLLSGNQAVAIGKVLGGCRVQTYYPITPAADESEFIEAHEILETKESGLNAGVVVVQTEDEIAAVNMASGAALTGVRAATSTSGPGFSLMVEGLSWAGMNEVPLVITYYQRGAPSTGLPTRHGQDDLRFAIHGGHGEFPRIVLASGDISECFYDAVNAFNYAEMFQLPVIHLIDKALANSFQTLKVFDTKQIRINRGSVVSEEMLSKGSYKRFAFNETGVSPRAYLGMKGGVHWYTGDEHNELGHISEEPLNRTLMMEKRMKKLNTVLKEIPSSEKINYFGKAGAENIIVSWGSPKGAIVEAVGELIKEGFNIGFLQVRLVHPLPVNEIVEIMGNAKHVIDIEMNYSGQLGGIIREKTGILHDYEIVKFNGRPMTVTEVYDAVKFVLVGKAPKRQVLTHGA, encoded by the coding sequence GTGGCTGCGAATGCTGTATCGGCCTCGACAAAGCAACTGGTGGATGAATATTTCGAAAGCTCTTCTGGAGTTGATTTTCATATGGATGCAGGATTTAACTGGATGGCAGGGGGCCCTCAAGGAAGCGGCGTAGATACCGCAGCGAATATTCTCGGGAAAGCGTGTGCCATAGGAGGCTTACATGTTTATGGAAGAAGAGAATATCATTCAAACATCAAGGGCATGCACAGCTACTTTCATCTGAGGGTGTCTGAAAAAGAAATATCGGCTAATGTGGACGAAGTCGATCTGCTCGCTGCATTCGATGCAGAAACCGTCGTAAGGCATGTAACTGAGGTCGTACAGGAAGGGGGAATCATAGTCGACAGCAGGCAGCTGAATACGAGAATTTTAGAAATACCTTCTCTGCCACTCGAGTTCAAATCGAATTTTTCGCAATTCATGGAGAAGAATGAAATAGGGGAGACACTTCAAGATCTTCTCAATTATGCTGGTAGAAAGGGAATTCATGTTTTTCCGGTTGCCTATACAGATCTTCTCTACCAGGTTGCCGATTCACTCAACCTCGAAAAGACGGCGAAGCTCAATAGGATGATTAATGTTGTCACAGTCGGGCTTTCTTTTGGGATTTTAGGGTATGAAATCAATACGGTAAAAAAAGCATTGGTGTCGATTTTTTCAGAAAAGAGTAAGCTCATTGATATGAATGTGCGGGCTCTCGAAATTGCGTACAGTTATGCGCAAATGAATTTTCGCACCTTTCCATTTCCATTGAAAATCGAAAAGAGTGCACAGGAAGAGAGGGTGCTTCTTTCTGGTAATCAAGCTGTGGCAATCGGAAAAGTGTTAGGGGGATGCCGTGTTCAGACCTACTACCCCATCACACCTGCCGCGGACGAAAGCGAATTCATAGAGGCCCATGAAATCTTGGAAACAAAGGAAAGCGGATTGAATGCCGGCGTTGTCGTTGTCCAGACAGAGGACGAGATTGCAGCTGTAAACATGGCGTCAGGAGCAGCTCTTACAGGTGTACGAGCAGCGACATCAACATCTGGACCAGGTTTTTCCTTGATGGTTGAGGGGCTCTCGTGGGCTGGAATGAATGAAGTACCTCTCGTAATCACATATTACCAACGCGGTGCCCCCTCCACCGGTCTACCAACCCGACACGGTCAAGATGATTTAAGATTTGCAATACACGGGGGACACGGCGAATTTCCGAGAATTGTCCTCGCTTCTGGCGACATCAGCGAGTGCTTCTACGACGCCGTTAATGCATTTAACTATGCGGAAATGTTCCAGCTTCCGGTGATTCACCTCATCGACAAGGCGCTTGCAAACAGCTTTCAGACGCTCAAGGTATTTGATACTAAGCAAATAAGGATCAACCGCGGCAGCGTGGTGAGCGAGGAAATGTTATCAAAAGGCAGCTATAAACGCTTTGCTTTCAACGAAACAGGAGTTTCTCCAAGGGCGTATCTCGGTATGAAGGGTGGAGTCCACTGGTATACGGGAGACGAGCATAATGAGTTAGGACACATCAGCGAGGAACCCCTAAACAGGACGCTCATGATGGAGAAACGCATGAAAAAGCTCAATACAGTCCTCAAAGAAATTCCCTCGAGCGAGAAAATCAACTATTTTGGTAAAGCAGGTGCGGAGAACATCATTGTCAGCTGGGGATCTCCCAAAGGGGCGATTGTAGAGGCAGTAGGCGAATTGATCAAGGAAGGCTTCAATATCGGTTTCCTTCAAGTTCGCTTAGTTCATCCACTTCCTGTAAATGAGATTGTTGAGATAATGGGCAATGCCAAGCACGTGATCGATATCGAAATGAACTACTCAGGCCAGCTCGGCGGTATCATCAGGGAAAAAACGGGGATACTGCATGACTACGAGATCGTCAAGTTTAATGGCAGGCCGATGACGGTGACGGAAGTCTACGATGCCGTAAAATTTGTGTTGGTTGGAAAAGCACCGAAAAGGCAGGTGTTGACACATGGCGCTTAA
- a CDS encoding 2-oxoacid:ferredoxin oxidoreductase subunit beta, which produces MALKWQDYKTDVFVDWCPGCGNHAILAAVQVALSELGLEPHQVVFVSGIGCSGKLPHFVKAYGVHTLHGRTLPFAQGIKISNPDLEVIAVGGDGDGLGIGVGHFVNAGRRNIDMVYMIHDNGVYGLTKGQASPTLKFGLKVKSIPRENINEGINPIMIALSSGYTFVARGYAFHTKHLKDLIKQAVEHKGLAFLDILQPCPTYNDVNTKDWYEGIDRKDPDTGISKPRIYRLEETGYDPVVRNEDEKFVKIVAAMEKAREWGDRIPIGIFYKNELAPTFQDRIGQRIPFYLKNPPAKQRICDENGVPITDINLFIKEVKAE; this is translated from the coding sequence ATGGCGCTTAAGTGGCAGGATTACAAAACTGATGTTTTTGTCGACTGGTGTCCTGGTTGCGGCAATCATGCGATACTTGCCGCTGTTCAAGTGGCCTTGTCTGAGCTCGGCTTGGAACCGCACCAGGTGGTGTTCGTTTCAGGAATAGGTTGTTCGGGGAAATTGCCACATTTCGTGAAGGCCTACGGAGTTCATACCCTACACGGAAGAACTCTACCGTTTGCGCAGGGCATCAAGATCTCAAATCCTGATTTGGAAGTTATCGCTGTTGGTGGCGATGGCGACGGTCTCGGCATCGGAGTTGGACATTTTGTCAATGCGGGTCGAAGAAACATAGATATGGTCTACATGATACATGACAATGGCGTCTACGGACTAACCAAGGGCCAAGCATCTCCGACCCTCAAATTCGGGTTGAAAGTGAAGTCCATTCCTCGGGAAAACATCAATGAAGGGATCAATCCCATAATGATCGCTCTGTCTTCGGGATACACTTTTGTCGCGAGAGGTTACGCATTCCACACCAAGCACTTGAAGGATTTGATAAAGCAGGCAGTTGAGCATAAGGGTCTTGCCTTTCTAGATATTCTGCAGCCATGTCCCACCTACAACGATGTAAATACAAAAGACTGGTATGAGGGCATCGATCGAAAAGACCCTGATACAGGTATTTCCAAGCCTAGAATCTACAGGCTTGAGGAAACAGGGTACGATCCAGTCGTCAGAAACGAGGATGAGAAATTTGTAAAGATCGTGGCAGCGATGGAAAAGGCAAGAGAATGGGGCGACAGGATTCCGATTGGTATCTTCTACAAGAACGAACTGGCTCCCACGTTCCAAGATAGAATCGGGCAGAGAATCCCATTTTACCTCAAAAATCCCCCGGCAAAGCAGAGAATTTGCGACGAAAATGGCGTCCCGATCACGGATATCAATTTGTTCATTAAGGAAGTGAAAGCTGAATAA
- a CDS encoding arsenate reductase ArsC translates to MKMVLFVCVGNSFRSQVAEAYFNTYAPPGWKAISAGIMPEENVHPNAIALMREEGIDISQKKPQGLSERLQETADMAILVCSGDYCPVLHTREVEKWPMPDPHFMPLDEARKVRDEIKRKVMELVSRLSRH, encoded by the coding sequence ATGAAGATGGTTCTTTTTGTATGTGTAGGAAACAGTTTCAGGAGTCAAGTGGCCGAGGCTTACTTCAACACATATGCTCCTCCTGGATGGAAAGCCATAAGCGCAGGCATCATGCCCGAGGAGAACGTCCATCCAAACGCGATTGCCTTGATGCGGGAAGAGGGCATCGACATATCACAGAAGAAGCCCCAGGGTCTCTCTGAGAGGTTACAAGAAACGGCCGATATGGCCATACTCGTCTGCAGTGGCGACTACTGCCCGGTGCTCCATACGAGAGAAGTTGAAAAGTGGCCTATGCCAGATCCTCACTTCATGCCGCTGGATGAGGCAAGGAAAGTAAGGGACGAAATAAAAAGAAAAGTCATGGAATTGGTGAGCAGACTTTCGAGGCACTGA
- a CDS encoding class I SAM-dependent methyltransferase — protein MNTDQQRLWDKCYRTSLRLWKGFEEFPVKLLGNERVLEIGCGDGKTISAVERENSFLVGVDFSFEALRTCRARFSGNHKLHFVQADAVSLPFRDKSFDLVISFHLFEHLKSDERQAVISEVKRILVENGIFLFRALSTHDLRYGSGKEIEKNTFLKGSGMTVHFFDENEVLELLEGMIIERLSKIDKKKRYGEAEVRRSYIEAVAKKPAQTFDSRG, from the coding sequence ATGAATACGGATCAGCAGCGCCTGTGGGACAAATGCTACCGTACCTCCCTGAGATTGTGGAAGGGTTTCGAGGAGTTTCCAGTGAAACTCTTGGGAAACGAAAGGGTCCTTGAAATCGGATGTGGCGACGGCAAGACGATAAGTGCGGTAGAGAGGGAAAATAGCTTTTTGGTAGGAGTGGATTTTTCATTTGAGGCATTGCGCACGTGCAGAGCGAGATTTTCGGGAAACCATAAGTTGCATTTTGTCCAGGCAGACGCCGTCTCTCTACCATTTCGGGACAAATCCTTTGACCTAGTGATCTCATTCCACCTTTTTGAGCACCTCAAGAGTGACGAAAGGCAAGCCGTTATCTCCGAAGTCAAAAGAATTCTCGTTGAAAATGGTATTTTCCTTTTTAGGGCCTTGTCCACCCACGATCTGCGTTATGGCTCGGGAAAGGAGATAGAGAAGAATACTTTTCTTAAAGGTAGCGGTATGACGGTTCATTTTTTTGATGAAAATGAGGTGTTGGAACTCCTCGAAGGAATGATTATTGAGCGCTTGTCGAAAATTGACAAGAAGAAAAGGTACGGTGAGGCCGAAGTAAGAAGGTCTTATATCGAAGCAGTCGCGAAAAAACCCGCTCAAACGTTTGACTCACGAGGCTGA
- a CDS encoding MarC family protein, which translates to MDLSAIVYASTLLFFIFDPFASLPIFISLTKDFSDEEKIRSANRAVLVAGILFVIFVLVGRELLAFFGVTTSGFRIAGGLVLLLMSLEIIFGMNITRISNQNVAWVIIATPILTGPGVITTAIILSTNYGYLIPLIGGLFALLVTWILLHNAVLITRIVGNNVIEIMSKIIGLLIAAIGIEYIMKGSYEFISGLLHLVLL; encoded by the coding sequence ATGGATTTATCTGCCATTGTTTACGCTTCAACACTCTTATTCTTCATCTTCGATCCCTTCGCCAGCCTGCCTATATTCATAAGCCTTACAAAGGATTTTAGCGACGAAGAAAAAATCAGGAGTGCTAACCGCGCAGTACTCGTTGCGGGGATACTTTTCGTCATTTTCGTTCTCGTCGGCAGGGAACTTCTCGCCTTTTTCGGCGTGACAACCTCTGGATTTAGAATTGCTGGCGGTCTGGTTCTACTTCTTATGTCCCTTGAAATTATCTTCGGGATGAATATTACAAGGATAAGTAACCAAAATGTTGCATGGGTTATCATTGCAACTCCGATTCTAACAGGACCCGGCGTTATCACTACGGCGATAATTTTATCGACAAACTATGGATACTTGATTCCGCTCATAGGCGGGCTCTTTGCATTGCTCGTCACTTGGATTTTGCTTCACAACGCTGTGCTGATTACGAGGATCGTTGGTAATAACGTGATTGAGATTATGTCAAAGATCATCGGGCTTCTCATCGCTGCCATCGGAATTGAATACATCATGAAAGGTAGCTATGAGTTCATCTCTGGCTTGCTTCATCTGGTACTCTTATGA
- a CDS encoding ferredoxin-thioredoxin reductase catalytic domain-containing protein has translation MAEKRLWRCCVCNDIHYGLKPPEICPTCRAKNAFCEIDTPEAIGIINQFQKKFDTVEDLISIWSKFAEGQDFKVSEKTEDVILLARGELQNMEKYGFRYCPCRITTGRMEADLKLICPCNFKSQERWREDGECWCGLFVRR, from the coding sequence ATGGCTGAAAAGAGACTTTGGCGCTGTTGTGTATGTAATGATATCCATTACGGCCTAAAACCACCCGAAATTTGTCCCACATGCCGAGCAAAGAATGCATTCTGTGAGATCGATACGCCAGAGGCAATCGGGATCATCAATCAGTTTCAAAAGAAATTCGATACAGTTGAGGATCTTATTTCCATTTGGTCAAAATTTGCAGAAGGGCAGGATTTCAAAGTGAGCGAAAAGACGGAGGATGTAATCCTTTTGGCAAGAGGTGAGCTCCAGAATATGGAAAAATACGGGTTTAGATATTGCCCCTGCCGGATTACTACAGGACGTATGGAAGCGGATTTAAAACTCATATGCCCGTGCAACTTTAAGTCTCAGGAACGTTGGAGGGAAGATGGAGAATGTTGGTGCGGGTTATTTGTTAGGAGGTAG
- a CDS encoding cysteine hydrolase, translating to MKVNLTIKGGVFTKGEETAIVFIEFQNDFCKPGGGLYEAVKEQLKKQRTIENAADCIKKARGKCLTVLCPILFEQDYRDAGCAGVLGPIHQNAAKAKAFRKGTWGGEIIDELKPTDQDIVVEGKRTLDAFHSSNIDFVLRVNGIKNVAFAGFLTNVCVEGTARSAYDKGYKVFLLKDCTCAMSEEEQKYVETKFFPLIGEVLTHDEFLKRLE from the coding sequence TTGAAAGTTAATTTAACCATCAAGGGGGGTGTTTTTACGAAAGGTGAAGAAACTGCAATAGTATTCATCGAGTTCCAAAACGACTTCTGCAAGCCTGGTGGAGGCTTGTATGAGGCCGTCAAGGAACAGCTCAAGAAGCAGCGAACCATTGAAAATGCCGCCGATTGCATTAAAAAAGCCCGTGGCAAGTGTCTCACAGTATTGTGTCCCATACTCTTTGAACAAGACTACCGCGATGCTGGCTGTGCTGGTGTGCTCGGACCGATTCATCAGAATGCCGCGAAGGCAAAGGCATTTAGAAAAGGGACATGGGGCGGAGAGATCATTGATGAGTTGAAGCCTACAGATCAAGACATCGTCGTCGAGGGGAAAAGAACGCTCGATGCGTTTCACTCGAGCAATATAGACTTTGTTTTGCGGGTAAACGGCATCAAGAATGTGGCGTTTGCTGGCTTTTTGACAAACGTATGCGTTGAGGGCACCGCAAGATCTGCTTATGACAAGGGATACAAAGTATTTCTTCTCAAAGATTGCACATGTGCGATGTCTGAAGAAGAACAGAAATACGTTGAGACTAAATTCTTCCCGCTCATTGGCGAGGTTCTCACTCACGACGAGTTTTTGAAAAGACTCGAATAA
- a CDS encoding methanogenesis marker 2 protein, whose translation MNLDALVEDIRNHPGVTRKRTISDVLHFFPKIEQKNILASWGEDAAVIEFGDYVLLLAADGIMEPLMKTNPYFAGYYSVLVNIHDILAMGGIPLAMVDVISMKEEKICAQVMRGVESAVKKFGVPMVGGHTHPDCDYHAIDVAILGTAGREDVIYSHTAEVDDDIIFAMDLDGYFPDRLPYAWDTTSKKSEEFVRRQMKIMNEIGRKRLANSGKDMSNPGSLGTLGMLLETSCKGGYVDIALIPKPDGVNLSQWLKAYQGFGFVLTAPSSNSEEIIELFKTVDVDAAVVGKVDSGNKLVIKQRNESATLFDFSKDVIAGCRVFPHSGQSHKRP comes from the coding sequence ATGAATCTCGATGCTCTTGTTGAGGACATCAGAAATCATCCCGGTGTTACTAGGAAGCGCACGATATCAGATGTTCTGCACTTTTTCCCGAAGATCGAGCAAAAGAATATACTGGCTTCGTGGGGGGAAGACGCTGCTGTCATCGAATTCGGTGATTATGTTCTATTACTTGCAGCCGATGGTATAATGGAACCTCTGATGAAGACTAATCCATACTTTGCTGGTTACTATTCCGTCCTCGTAAATATTCACGACATTCTCGCCATGGGCGGAATTCCGCTTGCCATGGTTGACGTCATATCAATGAAAGAGGAGAAGATCTGCGCCCAGGTGATGAGGGGCGTTGAATCGGCGGTGAAAAAATTCGGAGTGCCGATGGTAGGAGGACATACACATCCAGACTGTGATTACCATGCGATTGATGTGGCCATCCTGGGAACAGCGGGAAGGGAAGATGTGATTTACAGCCACACAGCGGAAGTAGATGATGATATCATTTTCGCAATGGATCTTGATGGGTATTTCCCAGATAGACTACCCTATGCCTGGGATACCACCTCGAAGAAAAGCGAGGAGTTTGTGAGACGGCAAATGAAAATAATGAATGAAATCGGCAGAAAGCGTCTTGCGAATTCTGGTAAAGATATGAGCAATCCAGGTTCGCTGGGAACCCTAGGTATGCTTTTGGAGACCAGTTGCAAGGGGGGCTACGTCGACATAGCCCTCATACCGAAACCGGATGGTGTAAATCTCAGCCAGTGGCTTAAAGCATACCAGGGATTTGGATTTGTGCTTACAGCTCCCAGCTCAAATTCTGAAGAGATTATTGAACTCTTTAAAACGGTTGATGTGGATGCAGCTGTTGTAGGCAAAGTTGATTCAGGCAACAAATTGGTCATAAAGCAGCGAAATGAGAGCGCTACGCTTTTTGACTTCAGCAAGGACGTCATTGCGGGCTGCAGAGTATTCCCCCACTCCGGGCAGAGTCACAAAAGACCATGA